Part of the Cyprinus carpio isolate SPL01 chromosome A23, ASM1834038v1, whole genome shotgun sequence genome, CTCGACATGATTGAGGAGTACCTGCAGGAGCACTCCGTGGAGGTGATGTCAGCACCAGGTGTGCAGAGGAGAAATCAAGAAGAGCACGGTATGGCAGGTGAGGCTTCAATAATCAACTAAACACCGTAATAGACCACTGAGGGAAGGGTCACTTCTCCTTTTTGAATTGAATGGAAGTACACTTTCAGTTTTGTAAGTTCAGTTATTTCCTCTTTAACCaagcttttttatttgtatctcaAGATGTGGATTCCATGTCATGGGTGACAAAAGTTTAgttataattgaataataaaaagtacATACTTGTGAAGTGGTTAAACACAGTCAGACAGTGTTTTAACAGGTTTCCTTTCCCCACAACTGCCACTGGTAAGTcgaacagatagtcccgcccccaaagtcacaccattggttgagctgtTGCCATGTCAGGATGGtcggatgctcaaacaaacagcaatgttttgaaaatgcTACAGAGAAACAGTATTTACACTTTTCAGGGGAATCAAactatatatggtatatatttaGCTGTTGCTACCATTTAAGCTGGAAAGGAggaagtattttaacatcaaaagcATTGATAATATAACCATAGATATCTTCTTAGAGCCTGTATGTGTTGTTGATTGTAGCAAACAGCATATGTGATAACAATGAGTGATGTGTTTCCACAGAGAACAGCTGGTCTGGACATTATACATATGAATGGCATTATGGTAAAGTGCCAGGAACAGATGAGACGCATGAACCGCAGCAGCAAACGTGGCTCTGTCAGTCCAGTCACAATGAGTGGGTAGGTCTCACCAGacatacagtaaacactgttaTAATTCTATAAGTGAAGGTTGACCTGTTCATGGTTGTTATTAATAATAGTCTATGTTTTAGGGACACTTCCAGTATGACAGAAACCGGTACAGTGATTCAGATTCGCTGTCCACCAGTTCTGGTTGCCAAGAGTTTCCACCATCTCCAACCTCTGACATGAAGGGTCAAATTGGATATGACTCCCTGGCTCTAGCGCCACTCTCAGGTAAGACACAGAATTGCTAGGCCATTGCTTGTCCTATTTCTTTTTGGTTTTGGGAAAGTCGATTCATATAAGTGAATCGGAATATTtggataattaaattaaaatatactggTTAAAAAAGAATACACCTATGTATAAaacattctgtaatcatttagTCAGCatcatgtaatttcaaacctttgtgatttttttatcttttgtggaattttatcttttgtcttttgtttgaatttgtatgTCACTATACAGGCTTATTTTCAATCTTACATTTGAAAGGGCGTAATGGTCTTATCAGTACGACAATTCAACAAGCTGTTATGGACAACAGACTGCCTTATTTGTGCACAGGGATCGATAGATGGATGTCAGAtgcataatgtaaatgttatgttctGCTATCACTAAAATACATTTGACATTTACAATGTCATTTCTCAGGTAAAAGGAAAGAGCGGCTGTTTCAGTTCTTATATGAGATGCTACAGACACCAGACATGCGGAGCTGCATTTGGTGGGTTCAGTCTAACAACGGAACTTTCCAGTTTTCGTCCCAGAACAAGGAAAAGCTGGCTGAGATGTGGGGCAGACGCAAGGGTAACCGGAAAACCATGACGTACCAGAAAATGGCCCGCGCCCTACGAAACTATTCGCGAACAGGAGAGATCTGCAAAGTGAAGCGTAAACTCACCTATCAGTTCACTGAGAGAACACTGAGAGGCCTTCAGAACAACTCGCAAAGATTCATGGGTAGTTAATGCGGTTCATCCACAAAGAATTTCTACTAACTGGGAAAGTTTAAACAAATACTGagtattttacagaaaattattttgcCTTTTAATGTTCCATAATGTGGGCATAAAAACACtgattttctaaaattatttggCTTAATTGAGGCTCAATTGAACTTGGGGATTGTATGTACAATAACATGGAATAACATGAAATTCTAAGAAGTTGAAGgtgatttttgaataatttttttttatttaatctgagGAATTGTTAACCATTACACTACGTTTTATGTAGTTATGaatcagtttttgttgtttttgttgttgttgttttgataaaatatttgccattttttgtGATCATTTCAATGACTTTTTAATAGCATTAAAATGTTGACATCTGATGTgcctgaataaattaattttagcatGTAAAGTTGTATTTGTGACAGTAACAAGGAACCCAGCCAAACTGTTTAAtctataaattacattgtaaaaatgtttattcagtTTTTTCTTCAAGTCAAAGCTATTACTTAACATGACTGAATCAACCAGactacatatttaatttattttgtgaaactctAGATGGTACAAGCTGATAGGTCATTTACGTCCATCTGCTAGAAATCTGCTAGGATCACATATTTACCACAGGCACAAGTGATGGGCCTTGATGACCTTCTGCCGCCAAGGAAAGTgcttgttcaacattttttttttttaaattttttttgtttaaaaaaaaaaaatttttttttttaaaaaaacaaaaaaaaagattttttttgtaaaaaaaaaaaaaaacaataaaaaaaaaaaggaatcaaaaaaactaaaaaaaaaaaaaaaaaaataaaaaaaacaaaaactaaaaaaaaaataaaaaaaacaaaataaaaaaaaaaaaaattaaaaaacataaaaaaaaaaaaaataaaacaattaaaacaaaaaaataaaaaaaaaaaaaataaaataatatttttttttttttttttttttaacaaaaaaaaaaaaattttttgtaaaaaaaaaaaaaaaaacataataaacgaatttgtttttttcttaattttttaaaataaaaaaaaaaaaaaatttttttaaaacaaaaaaaaaaaaaacaaatcaaaaaaaaaaaaaaaaattataaaaaaaaaaaaaaaacaaaaaaaaaaaagactattaaaaaaaaataaataaaaaaaaaaaaaaataaaaatgcataaataaaaaaaaaaaaattttaaacaaaaaaaaacaataaaaaaaaacaaaaaaaaaaattaaaaaataaaaaaaaaacaaaacttttttttttttaaaaaaataaatatttcacaaaatattaaaataaaaaataaaaaaaaaaaaaaaaaaaaaaaaaaaaaaaataggttgacTGAGTGGGgggtatttttgaacaaataacaaaaaaatattttttaaaaaaaaataaaaaaagaaaataaaaaaaaaaaaaataaaaaatttttaaaataaaaaaaaaaaaaaattcaaattttttgtttaaaaaaacttaaataaaaaaaaaaaaaaattttttttttttttggtaaaaaaaaaaaaaaataaaaaaaaagaatattatatttttttttttttttttttaaaaacaaaaaaaataaaaaaaaaaaaaaaaaaattaaaaaaaaataaaaaaaaatttttttttaaaaaaaaaaaattagcggAAAATGTATTTAGcggaaaatgtatttatttaaaaaaaaaattgtggttttttttttttttttattttttttgtttttttttttaaaaatttttgttaaaaaacaaaaaatatttttttttttttatttttttaaaaaaaaaaaaaaaaaaaaattgtgctgcagCATAACAggatccctttaaaaaaaaaaaaaaaaaataaacaaaaaagaaataactaaattatttagattagatttaactaaaaaaaaaaaaatttaaaataaaaaaaaaaaaatataatactggGCGCTCGTTCAGTTTGCTGTGCAGTTGGTCCTGCAGTGCTTTAGAGTTCCGTGAAACCCTTCActtccccagcaccacctgccaGATCTGCTACTGGATTTATGTATGCCTATCATGCAACAGCCAAAatatcttacatgctcacagtCTGCGTATCTATTGACAGTAGCAAGTCATGCTTCTAGTCTGTCTAGTCTGCTAAAAACTTTTAAGAATCAGAGTCAACCACTTTCAGTCAGATTAGGTAGTACAAccgcattttttaattttacagtgaatTATATGCAAACTAAGATTACAAATcactaagattttattttttaaagagatgtACTCGAAATTGAGAGCTTTTAATTCTTTAGACACTGAAAAACTACAAACTACAAAATCTGATTGGATTGCATTGATTGAATCAGATGCTAATACATTGCACTTTGATCAATATCATGGTATTGAGTGATTGCCATTATGTTCTTTTAAATGGTTCTGCCAAGTATATTAcgtattttttaaagaatgtaagATTGTGTAAAACAATGCTTTATGGCCAAACAAACTGACACGCATTGGTGATACAAAACTGCATGAGGATGAAGGAGATCAATGCAAAGTCTTTTAATCAGGATAAATCCAGGCACAAAAACCAACTTAACATAGGCGGAGAACAGACGAAGACTAAGGAAGAACTGAGGACTTATAAGCATTAACCCAAACAAAGGGAACTAATGAGATAATTAAAAGACAACAGGTGAACTGAATGACATGTTAGGCAActcaggaaaactaggtcacaatGGAGAGAACAGAAAACAAGGCATACATGTAACAGTTCGCCCCCCCCGGGAAGGTGGTCTTTGCGCCGTAAAGAGTTCAAAATGAGGAGGGAGAGAGTGAGGGCTCTGGAGGAGGGCATGGAGCAGGAGAAAGCCAAAACAAAAATAGTCAAAAGCAAAAGAGTCAAGGGGGATGGAGGATGGGAGAAGCCAAGGGGAAGccaggagcaggaggagccagatgttGGTCCAGAAGAGATCAGGCAGGAATGAAGCCCCAGGGTGGAGTCGAAGGAGGGAGCCAGGGGTGGAGTAGGCCTTGACCGACACCAACTAGACACCCACTAGAGGTGGAGACCCAGGTGGAGCCGAGCACATGTGGGGCCAGGGCGACACTGAGGATCCGAAAAGGCAAAGGCGGAGCTGGTGCTCAGGTGGACCGAAGAGGAGACGGGGATCCGGAAGACCGCGTGGAGGAGCCGGAGCGAGACTGATGACAAAAGGCAGAGCCAAAGGGAAGGAAACCTGACAGATCCAGAGGGACAGGGTGATGAGGCGAGAAGTCAGAGGGTGGAGTCCCGAGGATGGTCGATGACTGACCAAAGGTTGGAGCCACAGGGCGCGAGGAAGCGCCCAGTGGAGCCAGTGGGATGATGGGCCATGGTGAAGATGAGGGAGCTATGAGCCAAGGCAGAGCCATGGGTCGAGAAGGACCGAGGTGGAGTCCAAAGACTCAGAGAATAGATGGAGGAGGAGGACAGGGGATCCTAACGCCTAGGCAGAGCTGAAGACTGGATGCCCGAGGCAGATAGGAGCACCCAGATGGCGCTGACTGAGGCTGAGCTGAGGGACGCGACAAGGCACTAGCTGAGATATGGCAGAGGAACTGGCTGGTTTTAGgagaggaggcaggagagggaggcTGAGAAGGAACACAGGGAGAACAGGAGCTGGGCAGAACCAGCGAGGaacaggagattcagggctggacggaaACCAGTGGAGACACAGGAGACCATAGGAGACTCAGGAGCAATGGGTattacctccccaaaccagtctattaagTCCTcttaaaaaatcaaacattagTTCCTCAATATAATGTCCAGTGACCAGtagcagctcaccctcagtggcAGGAGTGTGGGCGGAGAGATCTGCAAAGTGAAGCGTAAACTCACCTATCAGTTCACTGAGAGAACACTGAGAGGCCTTCAGAACAACTCGCAAAGATTCATGGGTAGTTAATGCGGTTCATCCACAAAGAATTTCTACTAAATGGGAAAGTTTAAACAAATACTGagtattttacagaaaattattttgcCTTTTAATGTTCCATAATGTGGGCATAAAAACACtgattttctaaaattatttggCTTAATTGAGGCTCAATTGAACTTGGGGATTGTATGTACAATAACATGGAATAACATGAAATTCTAAGAAGTTGAAGgtgatttttgaataattttttttttaatctgaggaTTGTTAACCATTACACTACGTTGTATGTAGTTATGaatcagtttttgttgttttgttgttgttgttttgataaaatatttgccattttttgtGATCATTTCAATGACTTTTTAATAGCATTAAAATGTTGACATCTGATGTgcctgaataaattaattttagcatGTAAAGTTGTATTTGTGACAGTAACAAGGAACCCAGCCAAACTGTTTAATCTataaaattacattgtaaaaatgtttattcagtTTTTCTTCAAGTCAAAGCTATTACTTAACATGACTGAATCAACCAGActacatatttaatttagttgtGAAACTCTAGATGGTACAAGCTGATAGGTCATTTACGTCCAATCTGCTAGAAATCTGCTAGGAATCACATTATTTACCacatggcacaagctgattggcctCTGCTGATTCTGCCGCCAATGAAATTGCTTGTTCAACATTTAAATAGTTCAGTGTTTGCTGTAAGTTGGTCCTGCAGTGCTTTAGAGTTCCCGTGAAACCCTTCActctccccagcaccacctgtccaGATCTGCTACTGGATTTATGTATGCCTATTCATGCAACAGCAAAatatcttacatgctcacagtCTGCGTATCTATTGACAGTAGCAAGTCATGCTTCTAGTCTGTCTAGTCTGCTAAAAACTTTTAAGAATCAGAGTCAACCACTTTCAGTCAGATTAGGTAGTACAAccgcattttttaattttacagtgaattatatgcaaacattttttatttatttatttatttattttttaaagagatttactGAAATTGAGAGCTTTTAATTCTTTAGACACTGAAAACTACAAACTACAAAATCTGATTGGATTGCATTGATTGAATCAGATGCTAATAACATTGCACTTTGATCAATATCATGGTATTGAGTGATTGCCATTATGTTCTTTTAAATGGTTCTGcaaagtatttaagtattttaaagaaTAAGATTGTAAAACAATGCTTTATGCCAAACAACTGACACGCATTGGTGATACAAACTGCATGAGGATGAAGGAGATCAATGCAAAGTCTTTTAATCAGATAAATCCAGGCACAAAAACCAACTTAACATAGGCGGAGAACAGACAAAGACTAAGGAAGAACTGAGGACTTATAAGCATTAACCAAACAAAGGGAACTAATGAGATAATTAAAAGACAACAGGTGAACTGAATGACATGTTAGGCAActcaggaaaactaggtcacaatGGAGAGAACAGAAAACAAGGCATACATgtaacagttcgccccctcccgggAAGGTGTGTCTCTGCGCCGTAAAGAGTTCAAACTGAGGAGGGAGAGTGAGGGCTCTGGAGGAGGGCATGGAGCAGGAGaaagccaaaaacaaaaatagtccAAAAGAGTCCAAGGGGGAGTGGAGGATGGGAGAAGCCAAGGGGAAGccaggagcaggaggagccagatgttGGTCCAGAGATCAGGCAGGATGAAGCCCCAGGGTGGAGTCGAAGGAGGGAGCCATGGTGGAGTAGGCCTTGACGACACCCACTAGACACCCACTAGAGGTGGAGACCCAGGTGGAG contains:
- the LOC109048639 gene encoding transcription factor PU.1-like isoform X2 — encoded protein: MLATLENIQYFQDLGPREPSSGNLDLDMIEEYLQEHSVEVMSAPGVQRRNQEEHGMAENSWSGHYTYEWHYGKVPGTDETHEPQQQTWLCQSSHNEWGHFQYDRNRYSDSDSLSTSSGCQEFPPSPTSDMKGQIGYDSLALAPLSGKRKERLFQFLYEMLQTPDMRSCIWWVQSNNGTFQFSSQNKEKLAEMWGRRKGNRKTMTYQKMARALRNYSRTGEICKVKRKLTYQFTERTLRGLQNNSQRFMGS
- the LOC109048639 gene encoding transcription factor PU.1-like isoform X1, whose protein sequence is MLATLENIQYFQDLGPREPSSGNLDLDMIEEYLQEHSVEVMSAPGVQRRNQEEHGMAENSWSGHYTYEWHYGKVPGTDETHEPQQQTWLCQSSHNEWGHFQYDRNRYSDSDSLSTSSGCQEFPPSPTSDMKGQIGYDSLALAPLSGKRKERLFQFLYEMLQTPDMRSCIWWVQSNNGTFQFSSQNKEKLAEMWGRRKGNRKTMTYQKMARALRNYSRTGEICKVKRKLTYQFTERTLRGLQNNSQRFMGS